The Mesorhizobium opportunistum WSM2075 DNA window CGTTCGTGGAGCTTGCGCATCGGAAGCGCTGGTCGACGCGGGTCGGGCTGGAGGATGGCAGGACGCTCGCCGATGGCAGGACGGCAAAAGACAATGCCGAGATTGTCGCGGCGGCCGTCGCTGTCTTCCGGCCAGCGCCCTTGAGTGGATAAAGTCAGTCTCCCAGGATAATCCGGATCGCCTGGTCGACCACCGGATGCAAGCCGCTGGCCTGGAAGGACAGGCGGTTGCCGGAGCCGACGTTGCTGGTCATGGCTATGGTCAGGTTCGACTGTGGATCGTGCAGCATGACGGCGACGTAGCCCGGAATGCTGCCCTGATGGCCGTAGAAGGCGCGGTCGGCGTAGGCGCTTTGGAACATGCCGGCACCGGTCTCGCGCATGCGGGTGCCTGGAAAACTCGCCGGCACGCGGTGTTCGAACATCTCGGCGAAGAAGGGCGGCGACAACAATTTGCCGGAGAACAGGCCGCGCATGAAAGCGACCATGTCGGATGGCGTCGACACCATGTCGCCGCAGCCATAGGCGGCACCGAACGGGAAGGAATTGGAAGAGTCCTGCAGGTCGTCGGCGTAGGGCAGCACGCCGTCCATGCGCCACATCTCGCCGCCCGAGGCGATGTCGGTGGGCGCATTCGGCGCCGGCGGCGGCCGGTGGTAATAGCCGCGCACCATCGCCTTTTCCGGAAAGGCTTCGGTCGCCGGCGACCAGGTGTTTTCCAGGCCAAGCGGCTCGAGGATCGCGCTTCTGACGTAGGCGCCCAGCGACTGGCCGGTGACGGCCTCGATCACCAAGCCGGCCAGCACATAGCCAGTGTTGTTGTAGACGGCGGGACCGCCCGGCGCCTTCTGCTTGTCGGAGGCGAAGGCGATATCGACCAGCTGCCGGGGCGTCCACTGCCGGCTCGGGTCCATCGGAATGTAATATTCGAATTCCGGCAGGCCGCTGCGGTGGTTGATCAGCTGGCGCACCGAAATGTCTTTGGCACCCGGCAGGTCGGGAAACCAGAGGGAGATCGGCGCACCGAGATCGAGCTTGCCTGTCTCGGCGAGCTTGACCAGGGCCGCGGCAACGAAGGTCTTGGTGCAACTGCCGATCTTGAACAGCTGGTCCGGAGTGACAGGGGTGACGTGCCGCCGGTCGGAGAGGCCAGCGGTGAGGGCGGTTGGTGTGACGCCTGTCGAATAGGCGAGCGAGGCGCCTACCGCACCATCGGCGAGGTAGGTGTCGAGGAGGGCGGTCAGGTCTTTTGGCATGGATGTCTCGCTTTCTTTTTCCCTTCTCCCCTTGCGGGAGAAGGTGGATCGGCGCGCTGGCGCCGAGACGGATGAGGGGTGTTCCAGCGGAGTGAGACGTTGGCGTTCCCTGGAGCCCCCTCATCCGTCGCCTTCGGCGACACCTTCTCCCGCAAGGGGAGAAGGGAAGGCGCCAGCCCTCACTCCGCCATATCGACGGCGGCGAAATTCTGCCGGCCGAAGGGGTCGAGCACGTAGTTGAGAACGCTCTTGCGGATCGGGATCGCCACCATCGAATGGGCGATCGGCGCCACCGGCACCTCGGCCTTCAGGATGGCCTGCGCCTTGCCGTAGATGGCGGCGCGCTCTTTCTGGTCGGCGGCGACGCGGCCTTCGTCGAGCAGCTTCTCGAAATCCTTGTCGCACCAGCGCGAGCGGTTGGAGCCGCCCTTCACGCCATCGCAGGACAAGAGATAGCTCAGCATGTTGTCGGGATCGCCATTGTCGCTGCTGCCGCCGAGCAGGAAGGCATCCTGTTCGCCCGCGGCGGTGCGCTTGAGATATTCGCCCCATTCGAAGCTGACGATTTCTGTGTGGACGCCGACCTTGGCCCAGTCGGCCTGGATCATCTCGGCCATACGCTTGGCGTTGGGGTTGTAGGGGCGCGACACCGGCATAGCCCACAGGCTGATCTTGAGGCCGCTTTCGTGGCCGGCTTCTTTCAGCAGTTTCTTGGCGCCGTCGGGATCGTAGTCGATGCCGGCATCGGTGACGGCGCCGAGCTGCGCCGGCGGCACGACGCTGCCGGCGACCGTGCCCGCACCCGCATAGACCGCCTCGACGATCGCCTTGCGGTCGATCGCCTTGGCCAGCGCTGTGCGCACGCGCACATCGCCCAGCGGCTGGTGTTCGACATTGAAGCCGAGGATGCCGATATTCTGACCCTTGAGGTCGAGCACCGTGATCTCGGGATCGGCGCGCAGGTCGGCGACCGCACTTGGCGGCGGCGGGGCGGCGACCTGGCACTCATTGGCCTTGATGCGCTCGACGCGGGTGGTCGGCTCGGGCGTGATGGCGAAGACCAGCGTGTCGATCTTCGGCGCGCCGCGCCAGTAATCCTTGTTGGCGGCGTAGCGGACCTGGCTGTCGGGCACATAGGCTTGAAGCACGAACGGCCCAGTGCCGACCGGCTGGCTGTCGATCAGCTCCGGGGTGCCGGCGGCCACCATCTTCTCGGTCTGCTCCAGCGACAGGATCGAGAGATAGTCGAGCGCGAGCCCGGCGAGGAAGGTGACGTTGGCAGCGGTGAGCGTGAAGCGCACGGTGTAATCGTCGACCTTGTCTATCTTGTCGATCAGCGTGCCCATGCCCAGCGCATTGAAATACTCGTAAGCGCCGCCGCCGAGCTTGTGATAGGGATTATTGGCGTCGCGCTGGCGGTTGAAGGTGTAGAGCACGTCGTCGGCGTCGAAGTCGCGCGTCGGCGCAAAATGCTCGTTCGACTGGAATTTCACGCCGTGCCTGAGGTGGAAGGTATAGGTCTTGCCATCCGGAGAGACCTCCCAGCTTTCGGCCAGCGCCGGTCCGACCTCGGTCGTGCCCGGCTTGAACTCGACCAGCCGGTTGAAGATCGTCTTGGCGGCGGCGTCCATGGTGGAATCTGCAATGCCGATCGCCGGGTTGAAGGTCTCGGGATTGGCTTCCGAACAATAGACAAGGGTTTTGGCATTGGCTTGGCCGACAAGCATCGATGCGGCCAGGACGGACGAGGCCAGAAGGGATCTGGTTAGGACTGCGCGCAGAACGGTGGATTTCATCGCAAACGCTCCTGATGACACTTTACGGGGTGGGTATGAAACTCATGGCGTCGCCGCCTGGGTGAGGAAACGATCTGGCGCCAGCGCGGCGGCGGTGACGCCGAGTGCGGCGACATCTTCGGGCACGGGTTGGCCGCGCATCAGCGCTGAGCTCAGCCTGGCCAAAGTCAGCGACACCTGGAAGCCGTAACCGCCCTGGCCGCCGAGCCAGAAGAAGCCGGGCAGGCGCGGGTCGAAGCCGGCGACCGGCGTGCGGTCCGGCGCGAAGGTGCGCAGGCCCGCCCACGGCGTCGACGGACGGCCGATGCGCATCGATGTCGCCTGCTCGATGCGATCGACGGCGATGGCGACGTCGATGTCTTCGGGATACGCGTCGCACGGCTCTGAATCGGTTTCGTCGGCGAGCGAGCCGATCAGCCTGCCGGCATCGGGCTTGAAGTAGAATTGTTCGTGCAGGTCGACGACCAGGGGCCAGCCGGCAATATCGGCGCCGGTGGGCGGATCGAACAGGAAGGCAGTGCGCCGTTTCGGCTGGAAGCCGAGGCCGGGGAGCCCCGCCATGCCGGCGACAACATCGACCCAGGCGCCGGCGGCGTTGACGACGATGTCGGCCGTATAGGCGCCGGCGCTGGTTTCCACCCGCAGGCCGCCGCCGAGGGCCGAGATGGCGCGGACCTCCTCGCCGGTGCGGATGGTGCCGCCACTGGCCTTCAGCGCCGAGGCACAGGCTGCCAGCATCTTGCCGGTGTCGACATCCACAGCGTCCGGCTCATAGACCCCGCCGCAGGTGGCGCCAACGGCAATGACCGGGACCAGCGCGTGGAGTTCGGCGGCCGACAGGCGGCGCACGCTGGGCACCAGCGCCTGCAATTCACCGGCCAGCCTGTCGATCGCCGCGTCGTCGCCTTTCCAGCCGACATGCAGCGCGCCGCGCCGATGCGCGACGTAGCCGCCCTCGACGATGGCCTGGCGGCTCGCCAGCGTCAGCGCTCGCACCAGCCGGTTGCCATAGGTCTCGGTGAACAAAGCGGCGGAGCGGCCGCTGGCGTGGTAGCCGAGATGCGGCTCGCGCTCGATGACAGTCACCTCGGCCCAATCCCGCACGGCGGCAGCCAGTGACAGGCCGGCAATGCCACCGCCGATGACAACGATTTTCTGGGAGGAGTTCGACCGCATCCACCAGTCGTAAAAATAATTTCATATCCAGTCAATATTTAGCGTATAAGAAAATTGTTGATGTTGTTGATGGTGACGGGGAGTTCGACTACCTAGGGTAGGCAAGCGGCTCGATGGCCGCGCAACGGAGCTGACAATGTCGGAGCAACCGAACCTCGGTGACTGTCTTCGCGCCCTGAGAAGAACGCATGGCTGGACCCTGCAGGAGGTCAGCACGCTTACCGGCGTCGCTGTGTCGACGCTGTCCAAGGTCGAGAACGACCAGATGTCGCTGAGCTACGACAAGCTCTTACAGATCTGCGAGGGGCTCGGCATCCATGTAACGGAACTGCTCAGCGGCGACCGCAAGCAGCCTTCGGCGCGCACCCGCCGCTCGGTGACCTCGCAGTCCAACACGCTGCGCCAACTGACCCGCAACTACGACTACCGCTATCTCGCCACCGATCTGGTGCGCAAGCGCATGGTGCCGATCCATGCCTATGCTCGCGCCCGTACGCCGGAGGAATTCGGCCCGCTGACGAAACATGCCGGCGAGGAATTCCTGATCGTGCTCAAGGGCGAGATCGAACTGCACACCGACCAATACGCGCCGGTGCGGCTTAAAGAGGGCGAAAGCGTCTACATCGATTCCACCATGGGTCACGCCTATCTGTCGGTGGGCGAGGGCGACGCCGAGGTACTGTGCGTCTGCTCCGGCGAGGAGCCCGACATGGAAGGCACGCTGCTGAGCGTGCTGGAGACGGTGGAGGGGTAAGGGCGGCGCCTCGCCGGCTACGGACAGAACATTCGTGTCGACGGCGGCATTTTCCGCGCTATCTGAGGCGCTGGCTGGGACGAGAGAGGGCCGGGAGGAGAGGGGTATCTCCACAGTCGCCGGCAGCACCCTGAGACGACGGGAGAAAAAATGCGGCTTTTGATACTCGGCACCGGCTGGATGGCGCAGGAACATGCAAGGCGCTTCAGCGCCGTCGAGGGTGTCGACATCGTCGGCGCCGCCGATGTCGATCCGGCGCGCGTCGGCGAATTCGCCGACGGCTTCAATATCCCAAACCGCTTCACCTCGCTGGAGGAAGCGCTGCAATGGGGCGCCTTCGACGCGGTCGCCAATGTGACGCCGGACCGCATCCATCATCCGACCACCATGGCGCTGATCGCCGCCGGCAAGCCGGTGCTGTGCGAGAAGCCGCTGGCCGAAAATTTGGGCAAGGCGACCGAGATGGCCGACGCCGCGGAAGCCGCCGGCATCATCAATATGGTGAACCTCACCTACCGCAATGTCGCGGCACTCCAGAAGGCGCGCCAGATGGTGCAGGCAGGCGAGATCGGCACCGTCCGGCATGTCGAGGCGTCCTATCTGCAAAGCTGGCTGGTGTCGAAATTCTGGGGCGACTGGCGCACCGATCCGAAATGGCTGTGGCGCCTGTCGCGCGGCCACGGCTCGAACGGCGTGCTCGGCGATGTCGGCATCCACATCCTCGATTTCGCCAGCTATGGTGCTGCGCTCGACATCGACCATGTGTTCTGCCGGCTGCGCACCTTCGACAAGGCGCCCGGCAACCGCATCGGCGACTATGGGCTCGACGCCAATGACAGCTTCGCCATGACGCTGGATTTTTCCAACGGCGCCTTCGGCGTGGTGCATGCCAGCCGCTGGGCGACCGGCCATCTCAACGAGCTTCGGCTGCGCATCTATGGCGACAGAGGCGGCATCGAGGTGGTGCACAATCTCGACGGCTCGGTGCTGAGGGCCTGCGTCGGCGACAATGTCGACGATGGCAAATGGGAAGAGCTCGACGCCGGCACCGTGCCAACCAACTACCAGCGTTTCGCCGATGCGGTGCAAAGCGGCGTGCAGAGCGAACCATCGTTCCGCCACGCCGCCGAATTGCAGAAGGTGCTGGATCTGGCGGTGGTGTCGGACGAGAGGCGGGCAGAGTTGACGGCGCACGCGGACACGCGGTAGGCCCGGGTTCCGTGAGGCGCCGCCAATCTCTCGGTCCCAGACGCGCAATTCTTTCAATCATTTCTTGAAATGGAGGCTGGCCATTTCATGGTCTGATGGCGCCGGAGAACATGGGAGGCGTCATTGACCGACTTCATCGGGTTGCCGAAAGCCGAAGTGCACATCCACATCGAAGGCTGCTTCGAGGCCGACGATGTGATCAGCAATTGCGAGGAAGCCGACATTCCGCTGCGCGCGCCGCGCGACAGGCTCTTCGAGGCGCATGATTTGAAGAGCTTCCTCGAGATGCTCGACTGGCTGTGCGGGACATTCCGGACGCGCGAGCAACTCGCAACCACTGCCTACAAATTCGCGCAGCGCATGAGCCGAAGCGGCGTGCGTTATGCCGACGTCATCTTCAACCCCACGCACT harbors:
- a CDS encoding serine hydrolase domain-containing protein; amino-acid sequence: MPKDLTALLDTYLADGAVGASLAYSTGVTPTALTAGLSDRRHVTPVTPDQLFKIGSCTKTFVAAALVKLAETGKLDLGAPISLWFPDLPGAKDISVRQLINHRSGLPEFEYYIPMDPSRQWTPRQLVDIAFASDKQKAPGGPAVYNNTGYVLAGLVIEAVTGQSLGAYVRSAILEPLGLENTWSPATEAFPEKAMVRGYYHRPPPAPNAPTDIASGGEMWRMDGVLPYADDLQDSSNSFPFGAAYGCGDMVSTPSDMVAFMRGLFSGKLLSPPFFAEMFEHRVPASFPGTRMRETGAGMFQSAYADRAFYGHQGSIPGYVAVMLHDPQSNLTIAMTSNVGSGNRLSFQASGLHPVVDQAIRIILGD
- a CDS encoding helix-turn-helix domain-containing protein yields the protein MSEQPNLGDCLRALRRTHGWTLQEVSTLTGVAVSTLSKVENDQMSLSYDKLLQICEGLGIHVTELLSGDRKQPSARTRRSVTSQSNTLRQLTRNYDYRYLATDLVRKRMVPIHAYARARTPEEFGPLTKHAGEEFLIVLKGEIELHTDQYAPVRLKEGESVYIDSTMGHAYLSVGEGDAEVLCVCSGEEPDMEGTLLSVLETVEG
- a CDS encoding ABC transporter substrate-binding protein, with amino-acid sequence MKSTVLRAVLTRSLLASSVLAASMLVGQANAKTLVYCSEANPETFNPAIGIADSTMDAAAKTIFNRLVEFKPGTTEVGPALAESWEVSPDGKTYTFHLRHGVKFQSNEHFAPTRDFDADDVLYTFNRQRDANNPYHKLGGGAYEYFNALGMGTLIDKIDKVDDYTVRFTLTAANVTFLAGLALDYLSILSLEQTEKMVAAGTPELIDSQPVGTGPFVLQAYVPDSQVRYAANKDYWRGAPKIDTLVFAITPEPTTRVERIKANECQVAAPPPPSAVADLRADPEITVLDLKGQNIGILGFNVEHQPLGDVRVRTALAKAIDRKAIVEAVYAGAGTVAGSVVPPAQLGAVTDAGIDYDPDGAKKLLKEAGHESGLKISLWAMPVSRPYNPNAKRMAEMIQADWAKVGVHTEIVSFEWGEYLKRTAAGEQDAFLLGGSSDNGDPDNMLSYLLSCDGVKGGSNRSRWCDKDFEKLLDEGRVAADQKERAAIYGKAQAILKAEVPVAPIAHSMVAIPIRKSVLNYVLDPFGRQNFAAVDMAE
- a CDS encoding Gfo/Idh/MocA family protein; the protein is MRLLILGTGWMAQEHARRFSAVEGVDIVGAADVDPARVGEFADGFNIPNRFTSLEEALQWGAFDAVANVTPDRIHHPTTMALIAAGKPVLCEKPLAENLGKATEMADAAEAAGIINMVNLTYRNVAALQKARQMVQAGEIGTVRHVEASYLQSWLVSKFWGDWRTDPKWLWRLSRGHGSNGVLGDVGIHILDFASYGAALDIDHVFCRLRTFDKAPGNRIGDYGLDANDSFAMTLDFSNGAFGVVHASRWATGHLNELRLRIYGDRGGIEVVHNLDGSVLRACVGDNVDDGKWEELDAGTVPTNYQRFADAVQSGVQSEPSFRHAAELQKVLDLAVVSDERRAELTAHADTR
- a CDS encoding NAD(P)/FAD-dependent oxidoreductase; amino-acid sequence: MRSNSSQKIVVIGGGIAGLSLAAAVRDWAEVTVIEREPHLGYHASGRSAALFTETYGNRLVRALTLASRQAIVEGGYVAHRRGALHVGWKGDDAAIDRLAGELQALVPSVRRLSAAELHALVPVIAVGATCGGVYEPDAVDVDTGKMLAACASALKASGGTIRTGEEVRAISALGGGLRVETSAGAYTADIVVNAAGAWVDVVAGMAGLPGLGFQPKRRTAFLFDPPTGADIAGWPLVVDLHEQFYFKPDAGRLIGSLADETDSEPCDAYPEDIDVAIAVDRIEQATSMRIGRPSTPWAGLRTFAPDRTPVAGFDPRLPGFFWLGGQGGYGFQVSLTLARLSSALMRGQPVPEDVAALGVTAAALAPDRFLTQAATP